A genome region from Pseudoalteromonas tetraodonis includes the following:
- a CDS encoding aromatic amino acid transport family protein, translating into MTTSQGATPSSAPAQNAHTSKSKWNLHDTQWTLSLFGTAVGAGILFLPINIGIGGFWPLIIMACLAFPMTFLAHRGLARFVLSSKNKEADFTDVVEEHFGVNAGRLISLLYFLSIFPILLIYGVGLTNTVDSFMVNQLGMESPSRVALSGILVALMIGLMMGGERLMLRAFAILVYPLVGILFFLSLYLIPSWQMPDTALPELGSFSKTLWLSIPIIVFSFSHAAAISSFVNKQRSHYDDLATSKSEAILKRTSLLLITFVLLFVFSCVLSLTGDQMAEAKAANVSVLSYLANITENSFIATLGPLVAFIAIMSSFLGHFLGARESFTGLVTKHSSMSPKVADKVGAVLMFFAIWFCAVKNPSILDMMDQLSGPIIAMILFIMPMIAVYKVPSLQKYRNRLSTLFVLAVGSLAVCALLYSMLS; encoded by the coding sequence ATGACAACATCTCAAGGTGCAACGCCTTCAAGTGCACCAGCACAAAACGCACACACGTCTAAATCAAAATGGAACCTGCATGATACGCAGTGGACACTTAGTCTTTTTGGCACCGCAGTAGGTGCAGGTATTTTATTTTTACCGATTAACATTGGTATTGGTGGTTTTTGGCCGCTGATTATTATGGCGTGTTTAGCCTTTCCGATGACCTTTTTAGCCCACCGTGGCTTGGCGCGTTTTGTATTATCGTCAAAAAATAAAGAGGCTGATTTTACCGATGTGGTAGAAGAGCACTTTGGCGTAAATGCGGGTCGACTGATCTCCTTGTTATACTTTTTATCAATTTTTCCTATTTTGCTTATTTACGGTGTGGGTTTAACCAATACGGTAGACAGCTTTATGGTCAATCAGCTAGGGATGGAGTCGCCGTCACGCGTTGCTTTATCGGGTATTTTAGTTGCACTAATGATTGGCTTAATGATGGGCGGTGAACGCTTAATGCTGCGCGCATTTGCTATTTTAGTGTACCCGCTAGTGGGTATTTTATTCTTTTTGTCTTTGTATTTAATCCCAAGCTGGCAAATGCCCGATACAGCCTTGCCTGAGCTAGGTAGCTTTAGTAAAACACTTTGGTTATCGATTCCTATTATTGTATTTTCGTTTAGCCATGCAGCGGCTATTTCAAGCTTTGTTAATAAGCAACGCAGCCACTACGATGACCTAGCAACGTCTAAGTCAGAGGCGATTTTAAAGCGTACTAGTTTATTACTGATCACCTTTGTTTTGTTATTTGTGTTCTCATGCGTGTTATCGCTTACCGGTGACCAAATGGCTGAAGCAAAAGCGGCAAACGTCTCTGTTTTATCTTATTTAGCTAATATTACAGAAAACTCATTTATTGCAACGCTGGGGCCTTTGGTTGCCTTTATTGCGATTATGTCGTCGTTTTTAGGTCACTTTTTAGGGGCACGCGAAAGCTTTACTGGGTTAGTGACTAAACACTCAAGCATGAGCCCTAAAGTCGCTGACAAAGTGGGTGCGGTACTGATGTTTTTCGCTATTTGGTTCTGCGCGGTTAAAAACCCAAGCATACTAGATATGATGGATCAGTTATCGGGGCCAATCATTGCGATGATTTTATTCATTATGCCAATGATTGCAGTTTACAAAGTGCCTAGCTTACAAAAGTACCGTAATCGTTTAAGTACCTTATTTGTACTGGCTGTCGGTTCATTAGCAGTTTGTGCGTTACTGTACAGCATGCTTAGCTAA
- the cysD gene encoding sulfate adenylyltransferase subunit CysD — MALTHLQQLEAESIKIMREVAAEFENPVMLYSIGKDSSVLLHLARKAFYPAKIPFPLLHVDTNWKFREMIEFRDRLAKEYGFDLIVHKNPEGIEMGVGPFTHGSGKHTDIMKTQGLKQALNKYGFDAAFGGARRDEEKSRAKERVYSFRDKHHRWDPKNQRPELWNTYNSQVNPGESIRVFPLSNWTELDIWQYIYQENIEMVPLYLAKERPVVERDGTLIMVDDDRMPLNEGEVPQMKSVRFRTLGCYPLTGAVESTASSLTEIIEEMLLSSSSEREGRVIDHDSAGSMEKKKREGYF; from the coding sequence ATGGCTTTAACTCACCTTCAGCAACTTGAAGCTGAAAGTATCAAAATCATGCGCGAAGTCGCCGCTGAGTTTGAGAACCCAGTTATGCTTTACTCAATCGGTAAAGACTCATCGGTACTTTTGCACTTAGCTCGTAAAGCATTTTACCCTGCAAAAATTCCGTTTCCGTTATTACACGTAGACACCAACTGGAAGTTTCGTGAAATGATTGAGTTTCGCGACCGTTTAGCCAAAGAGTATGGCTTTGATTTAATTGTACACAAAAACCCTGAAGGCATCGAAATGGGTGTAGGCCCATTCACCCATGGTTCGGGTAAACATACCGATATCATGAAAACTCAAGGCTTAAAGCAAGCGCTGAATAAGTACGGTTTTGATGCAGCATTTGGTGGCGCACGCCGTGATGAAGAAAAATCACGGGCTAAAGAGCGCGTGTATTCATTTCGTGATAAACACCATCGCTGGGATCCTAAAAACCAACGTCCTGAGCTTTGGAATACCTATAACAGCCAAGTGAATCCAGGTGAGAGTATTCGAGTATTCCCACTATCTAACTGGACTGAACTAGATATTTGGCAATACATTTATCAAGAAAATATCGAAATGGTGCCACTGTACCTTGCTAAAGAGCGCCCTGTAGTAGAACGCGACGGTACCTTAATCATGGTAGATGACGATCGCATGCCGCTTAATGAAGGTGAAGTACCGCAAATGAAGTCGGTTCGCTTTAGAACCTTAGGCTGTTATCCACTCACTGGCGCGGTTGAATCAACGGCAAGCAGCCTAACAGAAATTATTGAAGAAATGTTGCTATCGTCGTCATCTGAACGTGAAGGTCGGGTGATTGATCATGATTCAGCAGGCTCTATGGAGAAGAAAAAACGTGAGGGGTATTTCTAA
- the cysQ gene encoding 3'(2'),5'-bisphosphate nucleotidase CysQ, giving the protein MNQTELLEETLILARKAGSAIMGIYNKDFNVEYKADESPVTDADLAAHKIISAGLKELTPDIPVLSEESADIGWDVRQTWKSYWLVDPIDGTKEFIKKNGEFTVNIALIENGKPVLAVVDAPALGVSYLAAEAIGAFKDKGDERIELKVTTKPNKGIIRVVGSRSHPSPDLAEFVQRFDEVEMVSKGSSLKLCLVAEGSADIYPRLGPTCEWDTGAGHAIAEIAGAKVTQLDGSPLLYNTKDEYLNPYFVVSALEE; this is encoded by the coding sequence ATGAATCAGACTGAACTGCTAGAAGAAACCCTTATTCTCGCCCGCAAAGCGGGAAGCGCGATTATGGGTATTTACAATAAAGACTTTAACGTTGAGTACAAAGCCGATGAAAGCCCTGTAACCGACGCCGACTTAGCAGCTCATAAAATCATTAGCGCAGGACTAAAAGAGCTCACCCCCGATATTCCTGTGCTTAGTGAAGAAAGTGCCGATATTGGTTGGGATGTACGCCAAACATGGAAAAGCTACTGGCTGGTTGACCCAATCGATGGCACCAAAGAATTTATAAAAAAGAACGGCGAGTTTACCGTTAATATTGCCCTAATCGAAAATGGCAAACCGGTTTTAGCCGTGGTTGATGCCCCTGCACTGGGTGTATCTTATTTAGCCGCCGAAGCCATTGGTGCTTTTAAAGATAAAGGCGATGAGCGCATCGAGCTTAAAGTGACCACCAAGCCTAACAAAGGCATTATTCGTGTTGTAGGTAGCCGCTCGCATCCTTCCCCTGATTTAGCTGAATTTGTACAACGCTTTGATGAGGTTGAAATGGTGTCAAAAGGCAGCTCACTGAAACTGTGTTTAGTCGCCGAAGGCAGCGCCGACATATATCCGCGCTTAGGCCCAACTTGTGAATGGGATACCGGCGCAGGCCACGCCATCGCTGAAATAGCCGGCGCTAAAGTCACTCAACTTGATGGTAGCCCGCTTTTGTACAACACCAAAGATGAGTATTTGAATCCGTATTTTGTGGTTTCGGCACTCGAAGAATAA
- the deoC gene encoding deoxyribose-phosphate aldolase — MTNNTQNATLAVSLMDLTSLNTDDSQASINALVNSINPKLGTPAALCVFSEFVDDAKIALANRLLSHVKVATVTNFPSGDAPLNEVLNETLIAIERGADEIDLVIPYKALLKGEADTVLEYVSESKKVCGSRAKLKVIIETGELKTAAFITQATELAIQGGADFVKTSTGKVAVNATLEATEIMLKAIKKSSKRVGFKAAGGVNTAVDANAYLQLATEIMGHDYLAPDTFRFGASSLLNDVYKVLNEAQQ, encoded by the coding sequence ATGACAAACAATACTCAAAACGCCACGCTAGCCGTTAGCTTAATGGACTTAACCAGTTTAAACACTGATGATAGTCAAGCCAGTATTAACGCATTAGTAAACAGTATAAACCCTAAGCTAGGCACGCCTGCTGCGCTTTGTGTGTTTAGTGAATTTGTTGATGACGCTAAAATAGCACTTGCTAATCGCTTATTGAGCCATGTAAAAGTGGCCACCGTAACTAACTTTCCCTCTGGTGATGCGCCACTCAATGAAGTACTCAATGAAACCCTGATAGCCATAGAGCGGGGGGCCGATGAAATTGACCTAGTTATTCCTTATAAAGCGCTTTTAAAAGGTGAAGCAGATACCGTGCTGGAATACGTGAGTGAGAGTAAAAAGGTATGTGGCAGCCGTGCTAAGCTCAAAGTGATCATTGAAACTGGCGAGCTAAAAACGGCAGCATTTATTACTCAAGCAACCGAACTTGCCATCCAAGGCGGAGCTGATTTTGTAAAAACCAGTACAGGAAAAGTAGCGGTAAATGCCACGCTTGAAGCGACTGAAATAATGCTTAAAGCCATCAAAAAGTCATCAAAGCGAGTTGGTTTTAAGGCTGCTGGTGGAGTCAATACTGCAGTAGATGCAAATGCTTATTTGCAACTAGCAACCGAGATTATGGGGCATGATTATTTAGCACCAGATACATTTAGGTTTGGCGCTTCATCGCTGTTAAATGACGTTTATAAGGTGTTGAATGAAGCGCAGCAGTGA
- the cysG gene encoding siroheme synthase CysG, with product MQYLPIFTKLDNKPVLVVGGGEVALRKCRAFLKARADVTLVAPWFCEELKEHAHNNEVTLIDAYFEESHLDGKILIIAATDNDEVNNTVFELANARNVFVNVVDDQPKCTFIFPSIVDRNPITIAISSAGTAPVLARRLREKLETLIPQHIGPLANLVGGFRHKVKQRFKHFADRRQFWEGVFDSSVVSKVQTGDTHGAEQQLEQMLDAKVEPEGEVYVVGAGPGDPELLTLKALQLMQQADVVVYDYLVSDEIMELVRRDADLICVGKRLGDHSVAQEDTNKMLVDLAQQGKKVCRIKGGDPFIYGRGGEEVQVLAANNVNYQIVPGITAAAGCSAYAGIPLTHRDHAQAIQFVTGHCKKEGQELNWQSLAQKNQTLAIYMGVIKSPHIQAELLKHGRAATTPVAIIENGTRKNQRVVTGQLDQLAQLIEQHQIISPALLIIGEVASLHQELHWFGEKAQISSFAQPLTDVA from the coding sequence GTGCAATATTTACCTATCTTTACCAAACTCGACAACAAACCCGTATTGGTTGTTGGCGGTGGAGAGGTTGCCTTGCGAAAATGCCGTGCGTTTTTAAAAGCACGTGCCGATGTAACGCTAGTTGCCCCTTGGTTTTGCGAAGAATTAAAAGAACATGCGCATAATAATGAAGTAACATTAATTGATGCCTATTTTGAAGAGTCGCATCTTGATGGCAAAATTTTGATTATTGCCGCCACCGACAACGATGAAGTAAACAACACCGTATTTGAACTCGCCAATGCGCGTAATGTGTTTGTGAACGTGGTGGATGATCAACCTAAATGTACCTTTATTTTCCCCTCTATTGTTGATCGCAACCCAATTACCATTGCGATTTCAAGTGCGGGTACCGCGCCGGTTTTAGCAAGACGTTTACGTGAAAAGCTCGAAACACTTATTCCCCAGCATATCGGCCCACTCGCTAACTTGGTCGGTGGCTTTCGCCATAAAGTAAAGCAACGCTTTAAACATTTTGCTGATCGTCGCCAATTTTGGGAAGGCGTGTTTGATTCATCAGTAGTAAGCAAAGTCCAAACCGGTGATACCCATGGCGCTGAGCAACAACTAGAGCAAATGCTAGATGCCAAAGTTGAACCAGAAGGCGAAGTATACGTAGTCGGTGCAGGCCCAGGCGATCCAGAGCTACTCACACTAAAAGCGCTGCAACTAATGCAACAAGCCGATGTGGTGGTATATGATTACTTGGTATCCGATGAGATCATGGAATTAGTGCGTCGCGATGCCGATTTAATCTGTGTGGGTAAGCGCTTAGGCGATCACAGCGTAGCTCAAGAAGATACAAATAAGATGTTGGTTGATTTAGCACAACAAGGTAAAAAAGTGTGCCGAATTAAAGGGGGCGACCCATTTATTTATGGCCGTGGTGGCGAAGAAGTCCAAGTACTGGCAGCCAATAACGTAAATTACCAAATAGTGCCAGGTATAACGGCAGCCGCGGGATGTAGTGCCTACGCAGGTATTCCTTTAACGCATCGCGACCATGCTCAGGCTATTCAGTTTGTTACCGGACACTGCAAAAAAGAAGGACAAGAACTTAATTGGCAGTCGCTTGCACAAAAAAACCAAACACTGGCTATTTATATGGGGGTAATTAAATCGCCGCATATTCAAGCCGAGCTATTAAAACATGGGCGAGCAGCAACAACACCAGTGGCCATAATTGAAAACGGCACACGCAAAAATCAACGTGTTGTCACAGGACAGTTAGACCAATTAGCACAGCTCATTGAGCAGCATCAAATTATTTCACCCGCTTTACTGATTATTGGTGAAGTAGCTTCGCTGCATCAAGAATTACACTGGTTTGGCGAAAAAGCACAGATCAGTAGCTTTGCTCAACCGCTGACAGACGTGGCGTAG
- the cysN gene encoding sulfate adenylyltransferase subunit CysN, translating into MSNLNNDTFNEVKEIGIDAYLARQQDKSLLRMLTCGSVDDGKSTLIGRLLHDSHQIYEDQLAALHKDNEKVGNAGEELDLALLVDGLQAEREQGITIDVAYRYFSTAKRKFIIADTPGHEQYTRNMVTGASTSDVAIILVDARYGVQVQTKRHSFICDSLGIKQFVVAVNKMDIVDFDETVYEKIKADYLKFAEQLNVSNIKFVPMSALKGDNVVTRSAHTPYYTDKPLLELLEDSPAAEIDTGFEARLPVQYVVRPNLNFRGFQGTLTSGKLRVGDEIKVLPSGKTSNIKEIVTFDGNLDTAEAGQAITVTLNTEIDISRGDVIVPANSQAQVTNQLQAKIVWMHESPLVLGKSYNLKLGSKNTSAMVTKIDHTIDVNTLEHGSADSLQLNEIAIVTLELTETILADQYHHNHETGSFILIDRLSNLTVAAGMIEQVLQREENAGKFSDFEVEFNALVRKHFPHWQALDISKL; encoded by the coding sequence ATGTCTAACCTAAATAACGATACATTTAACGAAGTAAAAGAAATTGGTATAGACGCTTACCTAGCACGTCAACAAGATAAAAGCTTATTACGTATGCTAACGTGTGGCAGTGTGGATGACGGTAAATCAACCCTAATTGGACGCCTACTGCACGATAGTCACCAAATTTATGAAGATCAGCTAGCTGCACTTCATAAAGATAACGAAAAAGTAGGTAATGCCGGTGAAGAACTTGATTTAGCATTGTTAGTTGATGGCCTACAAGCTGAGCGTGAGCAAGGCATAACAATTGACGTAGCGTACCGTTATTTCTCAACCGCTAAGCGTAAGTTTATTATTGCCGACACCCCTGGGCATGAGCAGTACACCCGTAACATGGTAACGGGTGCATCAACCAGTGATGTTGCCATTATTTTAGTGGATGCACGTTATGGTGTGCAGGTACAAACTAAGCGCCATAGCTTTATTTGTGACTCATTAGGCATTAAACAGTTTGTGGTTGCGGTTAACAAAATGGATATTGTTGATTTTGACGAAACCGTTTATGAAAAAATTAAAGCCGATTATTTAAAATTTGCCGAGCAACTTAACGTATCAAACATTAAGTTTGTGCCTATGTCGGCGCTCAAAGGCGATAATGTAGTAACTCGCTCTGCACACACTCCTTATTACACCGACAAACCATTGCTTGAGCTGTTAGAAGACTCTCCGGCAGCTGAAATCGACACTGGTTTTGAAGCGCGCCTTCCGGTGCAGTATGTGGTTCGCCCTAATTTAAACTTCCGTGGTTTTCAAGGCACGCTGACCTCAGGTAAATTACGCGTTGGCGATGAGATAAAAGTACTGCCTTCAGGTAAAACATCTAACATTAAAGAGATTGTGACTTTTGATGGCAACCTCGACACCGCCGAAGCAGGCCAAGCAATCACGGTTACTCTTAATACTGAAATAGATATTAGCCGAGGGGACGTTATTGTGCCTGCGAATTCGCAAGCTCAAGTAACCAACCAATTACAGGCTAAAATTGTGTGGATGCACGAATCGCCATTAGTACTAGGTAAAAGCTATAACCTAAAACTAGGCAGCAAAAACACCTCGGCCATGGTCACAAAAATAGACCACACTATTGATGTAAACACCCTAGAGCATGGCAGCGCAGATTCATTACAATTAAACGAAATTGCGATTGTGACACTCGAGCTCACCGAGACTATTTTAGCGGATCAGTACCATCACAATCATGAAACAGGTTCGTTTATTCTTATTGACCGTTTATCAAACTTAACGGTTGCAGCAGGAATGATAGAACAGGTACTACAACGTGAAGAAAATGCGGGTAAATTTAGCGACTTTGAAGTTGAGTTTAATGCCCTCGTACGCAAGCACTTTCCACATTGGCAAGCGCTTGATATTTCAAAGCTATAA
- a CDS encoding CsgG/HfaB family protein — translation MLSSIQKTLLATALITSLSACQSTSTNVTSNQNSPDINEVSKQQYNGPKARIAVARFTDKSNNSRWWRKEIGEGMADQLTTALVGTNRFIVLERQALDAVLSEQDLAVSGRVSAQSGAAYGEIEGAEIVVVAAVTEFDDDSSGASVGSGGFIGDVFSSVSAGFSGSHMAIDLRLIDTRTSRILAATSVEGGSKDFDFTSAATNFGGALVGGSLSGWSDTPKEKALREVIIKAVEFLETKIPDTYYRYNQNNTLAAGYTAPPPPKVTSKKAAPAAVAVDVPNHRMPHYEKMDLAMSRMNLVCLGYLKNQPNYEEFETEDVKYDRQTVLALREYQQEKSLKVTGLADETTKKSLDDSKCLAKTQQSGLESLGNMFKFN, via the coding sequence ATGCTCTCATCCATACAAAAAACGCTACTAGCTACAGCATTAATAACCAGCTTAAGCGCATGCCAAAGCACCTCAACAAACGTTACTTCAAATCAAAACTCGCCTGACATTAATGAAGTAAGCAAACAGCAATACAATGGCCCTAAAGCACGTATCGCCGTGGCACGTTTCACTGATAAGTCGAATAACTCAAGGTGGTGGCGAAAAGAAATTGGTGAAGGTATGGCAGATCAACTTACCACCGCCCTTGTTGGCACTAATCGCTTTATTGTATTGGAGCGCCAAGCACTAGACGCTGTACTTTCAGAGCAAGATTTAGCTGTATCAGGCAGAGTGAGTGCACAATCCGGTGCTGCGTATGGCGAAATTGAAGGCGCTGAGATTGTCGTCGTTGCAGCGGTTACTGAATTTGATGATGACAGTTCAGGGGCAAGTGTTGGTTCAGGCGGCTTTATTGGTGATGTGTTTAGTTCTGTTTCAGCTGGCTTTTCTGGATCGCATATGGCTATTGACTTACGCTTAATTGATACGCGCACTTCACGTATTCTGGCCGCTACTAGCGTTGAGGGTGGTAGCAAAGATTTTGATTTTACCAGCGCAGCGACTAACTTTGGTGGCGCACTCGTTGGAGGAAGCCTTAGTGGTTGGTCAGACACTCCAAAAGAAAAGGCACTACGAGAAGTAATAATTAAAGCCGTTGAATTTTTAGAAACTAAAATTCCAGATACCTACTATCGTTATAACCAAAACAACACGCTTGCAGCAGGCTATACAGCGCCACCGCCGCCAAAAGTAACTAGTAAAAAAGCAGCACCTGCTGCCGTCGCTGTCGATGTGCCGAATCATAGAATGCCACATTACGAAAAAATGGATTTGGCTATGTCTCGTATGAACTTGGTTTGCTTAGGGTATTTAAAAAACCAACCTAATTATGAAGAGTTTGAAACTGAAGACGTTAAGTACGACCGTCAAACTGTATTAGCACTGCGCGAGTATCAACAAGAGAAGAGCTTGAAAGTAACGGGCCTTGCCGATGAAACAACAAAGAAATCTTTAGATGACTCAAAATGTTTAGCAAAAACTCAACAGTCAGGGCTAGAAAGCTTAGGCAACATGTTTAAGTTTAACTAA
- the cysC gene encoding adenylyl-sulfate kinase, with product MDNNIVWHNYATTKVQRSEQKKHKSAIIWFTGFSGSGKSTVANALEAALNQQGAHTYLLDGDNVRHGLCKDLGFSDADRVENIRRVGETAKLMVDAGLLVLTAFISPFKAERDMVRELVDEGEFIEVFIDTPLEVCESRDPKGLYKKARAGEIKHFTGIDSTYQPPVNPEIILDTSKNTLDQSVAQLITYLKHQHIL from the coding sequence ATGGATAACAATATTGTTTGGCATAATTACGCCACCACTAAAGTACAGCGCAGCGAACAAAAAAAGCATAAGAGCGCTATTATATGGTTTACTGGTTTTTCTGGCTCAGGTAAAAGCACCGTTGCGAATGCTTTAGAAGCGGCACTCAATCAGCAAGGCGCGCACACGTACCTACTTGATGGCGACAATGTACGCCATGGTTTATGTAAAGATTTAGGCTTTAGCGATGCCGATCGCGTTGAAAATATCCGCCGCGTAGGCGAAACCGCCAAGCTAATGGTTGACGCTGGTTTGTTAGTCCTTACTGCGTTTATATCTCCTTTTAAAGCTGAGCGCGACATGGTTCGTGAATTAGTAGATGAGGGTGAATTTATCGAAGTCTTTATCGACACCCCTCTTGAGGTGTGCGAAAGCCGCGATCCAAAAGGCTTATATAAAAAGGCGCGCGCCGGTGAAATTAAACACTTTACTGGGATTGATTCAACTTACCAGCCGCCGGTTAATCCTGAAATAATTTTAGATACCAGTAAAAACACCCTAGACCAATCGGTAGCTCAGCTGATAACGTATCTAAAACATCAGCATATACTATAG
- a CDS encoding SLC13 family permease: MVEQLILTGIMLLLVGCLFGTRINPAWLFVSAIGTSYLTGLIDLENMLVNYTNPSLITLVLLILVSIAIEKTTLIQRLAKSLSSGSLVKSVTKLGLSTAFLSSFTNNTAVVASLITAIKDNPNHSPSKLLLPLSYTAILGGTITLIGTSTNLIVNGFAVDAGMAPLGFFDFTLVGLGALSVGLITILVMLKCLPDNGKNSQEVVPFYLEGKVQTGSKLINRTVEENGLRDLKDLFLAEIIRDGNRICAVTPQHIIQQDDILLFVGDIKSVPLLTRFDGLKVVHDKHEKDIEHLVEVVVSQSSKLIGKTVKEARFREQFHAAVIAIRRGHDRLQGGLGQVRLQAGDSLILAPGKSFYDLTNLKREFVYISGLDLQTHLGAKQSNIVLLSFAGVLGLSILGAVPLVKGLLVLLIGLMLCGTIKLSEIKRRFPIELLAVVGSAIGLAKLMIGTGLAGQISDAMFVVLGDFGPYGAFIAIFLMTVLFTELITNNAAAALSFPVAYSLAIGFNVEPLPFIMAVAFGASASFISPFGYQTNLMVYSAGNYRLKDYVMMGLPLSIIYSITVLTMIPLVFPF; this comes from the coding sequence ATGGTAGAACAGCTCATTTTAACAGGCATTATGTTGCTTTTAGTCGGGTGCCTATTTGGCACACGTATTAACCCTGCGTGGTTATTTGTCAGTGCCATAGGCACCAGCTACCTAACTGGGCTCATTGACTTAGAAAACATGCTGGTTAATTATACTAACCCATCATTAATTACCTTAGTGTTATTAATTTTAGTGTCGATAGCGATAGAAAAAACCACGCTTATTCAACGCTTAGCTAAATCGTTATCCAGTGGCAGTTTAGTTAAATCAGTGACCAAGCTTGGGCTTTCTACAGCGTTTTTGTCTTCCTTTACTAACAATACCGCGGTGGTTGCCTCCTTAATTACCGCCATAAAAGATAACCCAAACCACTCCCCTTCAAAGCTGTTGCTACCCTTGTCGTACACCGCAATTTTAGGCGGCACTATTACACTCATCGGTACCTCTACTAACTTAATCGTAAATGGCTTTGCAGTAGATGCGGGGATGGCGCCATTAGGCTTTTTTGATTTTACCTTAGTGGGTTTAGGCGCACTCAGTGTGGGCTTAATCACTATTTTAGTGATGCTAAAATGCCTGCCCGACAACGGTAAAAATAGCCAAGAGGTGGTGCCTTTTTATTTAGAAGGGAAAGTACAAACCGGCTCTAAACTAATAAACCGCACCGTAGAAGAAAACGGTTTACGCGATTTAAAAGACTTGTTTTTGGCTGAAATTATTCGCGATGGCAATCGCATTTGCGCCGTGACCCCCCAACATATTATTCAACAAGACGACATACTGCTGTTTGTAGGCGATATAAAGTCGGTACCTTTGCTCACTCGCTTTGACGGCTTAAAAGTGGTGCACGACAAACACGAAAAAGACATAGAACACCTCGTTGAAGTTGTCGTTAGTCAGTCGTCTAAATTAATTGGCAAAACGGTAAAAGAAGCCCGCTTTAGAGAGCAATTTCATGCGGCCGTTATTGCTATTCGCCGTGGTCATGATCGCTTACAAGGCGGGCTTGGGCAAGTGCGCTTACAAGCGGGTGACTCATTAATCCTCGCCCCTGGTAAAAGCTTTTATGACTTAACTAACTTAAAGCGCGAATTTGTGTATATTTCAGGGCTTGATTTACAAACCCACCTCGGTGCAAAACAATCAAACATTGTATTGTTAAGTTTTGCAGGTGTGCTGGGGTTAAGTATTTTAGGTGCAGTACCGCTGGTTAAAGGCTTATTAGTGTTACTTATTGGGCTGATGCTGTGTGGCACGATTAAGCTGAGCGAAATAAAACGCCGCTTTCCTATTGAGTTACTTGCCGTAGTAGGCAGTGCCATAGGTTTAGCTAAGCTGATGATAGGCACCGGCCTTGCTGGGCAAATATCAGACGCCATGTTTGTAGTGCTTGGCGACTTTGGCCCTTATGGCGCGTTTATCGCAATCTTTTTAATGACGGTGTTATTTACCGAATTGATCACTAATAACGCCGCAGCGGCACTGTCGTTTCCGGTTGCCTACTCATTGGCTATTGGCTTTAACGTAGAACCTTTGCCGTTTATTATGGCGGTTGCATTTGGTGCCTCAGCCAGCTTTATTTCACCTTTTGGTTATCAAACTAACTTAATGGTTTATAGCGCGGGTAACTACCGACTAAAAGACTATGTAATGATGGGGCTACCCCTTTCTATTATTTATTCAATTACCGTACTAACTATGATCCCGCTGGTATTTCCGTTTTAA